The following coding sequences are from one Amphiprion ocellaris isolate individual 3 ecotype Okinawa chromosome 19, ASM2253959v1, whole genome shotgun sequence window:
- the rdh8a gene encoding retinol dehydrogenase 8a yields MANSGQKVVLITGCSSGIGLRIAVTLAKDEKKRYHVIATMRDLKKKDKLVEAAGDAYGKTLMLLPLDVCSDESVRQCINNVKDRHIDILINNAGVGLLGPVESISIEEMKKVFETNFFGVVRMIKEVMPDMKKRRSGHIVVMSSVMGLQGVVFNDVYTASKFAMEGFCESMAVQLMKFNIRLSMIEPGPVHTEFETKMMEDVAKMEYPGVDADTVRYFKDVYLPSSIDIFEAMGQTPEDIAQCTKKVIESNSPRFRNLTNSLYTPIVALKYADETGGLSVNTFYNLLFNFGPLMHITMSILKCLTCSCLRRRTISPN; encoded by the exons ATGGCGAACAGCGGGCAGAAAGTTGTGCTGATCACCGGCTGTTCCTCCGGCATCGGGTTACGAATTGCCGTCACGCTGGCCAAAGATGAAAAGAAGCGTTACCATG TCATTGCCACCATGAGAGACCTGAAGAAGAAGGACAAGCTGGTGGAGGCGGCTGGAGATGCATATGGAAAGACCTTGATGTTGCTTCCATTAGACGTGTGCAGTGATGAGTCCGTCAGGCAGTGCATCAACAATGTTAAGGACCGCCATATTGATATTCTGA TCAACAACGCAGGTGTGGGTTTGCTTGGCCCCGTGGAGAGCATCAGCATCGAGGAGATGAAAAAAGTATTCGAGACCAACTTCTTCGGCGTGGTTCGCATGATCAAAGAAGTGATGCCCGACATGAAGAAGAGGCGTTCAGGACACATCGTGGTCATGAGCAGTGTTATGGGTCTTCAGG GAGTGGTGTTCAATGATGTTTACACTGCGTCTAAGTTTGCTATGGAAGGGTTCTGTGAGAGTATGGCTGTGCAGCTGATGAAGTTCAATATCCG GTTGTCCATGATTGAGCCTGGCCCCGTGCACACCGAGTTTGAAACAAAGATGATGGAGGATGTGGCTAAGATGGAGTATCCAGGAGTAGATGCCGACACAGTTCgttattttaaagatgtttacCTGCCATCATCCATAGATATATTTGAGGCCATGGGCCAAACACCAGAAGACATAGCCCAA TGCACTAAAAAGGTTATTGAGTCAAACAGCCCTCGCTTCAGGAATCTGACCAACAGCCTCTACACACCCATTGTGGCCTTAAAATACGCGGATGAGACTGGCGGCTTGTCTGTGAACACCTTCTACAACCTACTCTTCAATTTCGGCCCTCTCATGCACATCACTATGAGCATCCTCAAGTGCTTGACGTGCAGCTGCCTGCGCAGACGCACCATCTCACCTAACTGA